A stretch of Desulfitobacterium dichloroeliminans LMG P-21439 DNA encodes these proteins:
- the hydF gene encoding [FeFe] hydrogenase H-cluster maturation GTPase HydF produces MNQTPTANLPHIAIFGNRNAGKSSLLNALLGQDLALVSPIKGTTTDPVQKTMELIPFGPVVFIDTAGLDDEGELGELRVKRSLKVLQKADLAIYVSDINDMDDPSFEAAKASFTKTNTPYLRVINKIDSVCQERLGEIKDNKDRGVENEDSSVYVSSLKSTGIVELREQLIKILQDSAQDPAIVGDLLPYNSTVVLVVPIDSAAPKARLILPQVQVIRDCLDHGLQCHVVRDAELESALQELPKVDLVITDSQAFKQVSAIVPSTIKLTSFSILFARLKGDLQELIRGASRLPGLQEGAQILMMESCSHNHSHEDIGRIKIPNLITKRLGKTFSFDYKMGQDFPENLEEYDLVIHCGSCMVNKKTMDSRIQLCRTKGIPITNYGIVLAYLNGIMERAIEILV; encoded by the coding sequence ATGAACCAGACTCCTACAGCGAATCTTCCTCATATAGCCATCTTCGGTAATCGGAATGCAGGAAAATCCTCCCTGCTCAATGCTCTGCTGGGTCAAGACTTGGCACTGGTCTCCCCGATTAAAGGGACAACCACGGATCCGGTGCAAAAGACCATGGAGCTAATCCCCTTCGGGCCAGTAGTTTTTATCGATACGGCGGGTCTGGATGATGAGGGGGAGCTCGGTGAACTCAGAGTGAAACGATCCCTTAAGGTCCTGCAGAAAGCCGATTTGGCCATTTATGTATCGGATATTAACGATATGGATGACCCTTCCTTTGAGGCGGCGAAAGCGAGCTTCACCAAAACCAATACCCCTTATTTAAGAGTTATCAATAAGATAGACAGCGTTTGCCAAGAGAGACTGGGAGAAATTAAGGACAATAAAGACCGAGGAGTTGAGAATGAAGATTCGTCCGTTTATGTCTCTTCGCTAAAGAGCACTGGTATTGTTGAGTTACGCGAGCAATTGATTAAGATTCTTCAGGATTCAGCCCAGGATCCCGCTATCGTCGGGGACTTATTACCCTATAATAGTACGGTAGTGCTCGTGGTTCCCATCGATTCCGCGGCCCCCAAGGCCAGGCTGATTCTGCCCCAAGTCCAAGTCATTCGGGATTGCTTAGATCATGGCCTCCAATGTCATGTGGTGAGAGATGCGGAACTGGAGTCTGCTTTGCAAGAATTACCTAAAGTGGATTTAGTCATTACAGATTCCCAAGCTTTCAAACAAGTAAGTGCGATAGTTCCTTCAACCATCAAGTTAACTTCCTTTTCCATTCTCTTTGCTCGACTTAAAGGGGATTTGCAGGAGTTAATTCGCGGAGCTTCTCGCCTGCCAGGCTTACAGGAAGGGGCACAAATTCTCATGATGGAAAGCTGTTCTCATAACCACTCTCATGAGGATATTGGCCGCATTAAAATCCCTAACCTTATCACGAAAAGATTAGGGAAAACCTTTAGCTTCGATTATAAGATGGGCCAAGACTTTCCTGAGAACTTGGAGGAATATGATCTGGTGATTCACTGTGGTTCCTGTATGGTGAATAAGAAGACCATGGACTCCAGAATCCAACTCTGTAGAACAAAGGGAATACCCATCACCAATTATGGAATTGTTTTGGCATATCTGAATGGAATTATGGAGAGAGCTATTGAGATTTTAGTCTAA
- a CDS encoding N-acetylmuramoyl-L-alanine amidase, giving the protein MRLRRDWGRKRQGWIKIGLGAVVVIIIAAGSFFWQYSPEDEKSWSWSIGNQVILIDAGHGGVDPGAVGKISLEKDITLNISKHLQLLIQQAGGNPVMVRVTDVDLGTSQGLAKRKREDLAQRIQLAKDSKADVYLSIHVNSSPNHSLTGPQVFYHTNLPGGKMLAEAIQAELNKLAGTKRVAKDNQDLFILKKADQAAVTIEVGFLSNPQEEAKLNETDYQHNLSVAIYQGLSEYCRKLQKEGLPPVGMTE; this is encoded by the coding sequence ATGAGATTGCGACGAGATTGGGGCAGGAAGCGTCAAGGATGGATAAAAATTGGGCTTGGAGCAGTGGTGGTGATTATTATTGCCGCTGGCAGCTTTTTTTGGCAGTATAGTCCAGAGGATGAAAAAAGCTGGAGTTGGAGCATTGGTAACCAGGTGATCCTGATTGATGCGGGACACGGTGGGGTTGATCCGGGGGCAGTGGGTAAGATCAGTTTGGAAAAGGATATCACATTGAATATTTCAAAGCATCTACAACTCCTGATTCAACAGGCTGGTGGAAACCCGGTCATGGTTCGTGTGACCGATGTCGATCTGGGAACTTCTCAGGGTCTGGCTAAGCGAAAAAGAGAGGATCTAGCCCAGCGAATTCAGTTAGCAAAGGATTCCAAAGCAGATGTCTACTTAAGTATTCACGTCAACAGCTCCCCCAACCATTCTTTAACGGGACCCCAGGTTTTCTATCACACCAACTTACCGGGGGGAAAGATGCTGGCCGAAGCGATTCAGGCTGAATTAAATAAGCTCGCCGGCACTAAAAGAGTGGCTAAAGATAATCAAGATCTATTTATCTTGAAAAAGGCAGATCAAGCGGCTGTCACTATTGAAGTCGGATTTCTTTCCAATCCCCAAGAAGAAGCAAAACTTAATGAGACAGATTACCAACACAATTTGAGTGTAGCGATTTATCAGGGACTTTCTGAATATTGTCGTAAACTGCAAAAGGAAGGGTTGCCTCCTGTCGGAATGACCGAGTGA
- a CDS encoding DNA-directed RNA polymerase sigma-70 factor has protein sequence MTLLPILLFVLGVICLIWAMRMGNSSGKSSPEILTILQGLAGVKKEISQAQRSLREVESQLGDHELRLMRNENVQADLRTEVNAQKINISNLAAQPSPLTQEYSLQRGNRPQTTTPFCGVIEQPSKEELAPQVLPEKYQWVVELHQQGWSVADIAGHLAISRDAVNMVLRTASKGKGLER, from the coding sequence ATGACTCTATTACCCATCCTTTTGTTTGTCTTAGGAGTGATTTGTCTTATATGGGCTATGAGAATGGGGAATTCCTCAGGTAAATCTAGCCCGGAGATTCTAACCATCCTGCAAGGACTTGCCGGGGTAAAAAAAGAAATCAGCCAAGCTCAAAGAAGTCTCCGCGAAGTTGAGAGTCAATTGGGGGACCACGAATTAAGATTGATGCGCAATGAGAATGTTCAAGCCGATCTGCGCACAGAGGTCAACGCCCAAAAGATTAATATTAGTAATCTTGCCGCACAGCCATCCCCTCTTACACAGGAATACTCTCTCCAACGAGGTAACAGACCGCAAACCACAACACCCTTCTGTGGGGTTATTGAGCAACCCAGCAAAGAGGAGTTGGCTCCCCAGGTGCTCCCGGAAAAATACCAGTGGGTCGTGGAGTTGCACCAGCAGGGGTGGTCGGTCGCTGATATAGCGGGTCATTTAGCCATTAGCCGTGATGCAGTCAATATGGTCTTGAGAACAGCCTCCAAGGGAAAGGGGCTGGAACGATGA
- a CDS encoding endolytic transglycosylase MltG — MKISRSYVLGLGSGLILSALIAMVMPPLSINLSEDTPPAQQTTNPNPNVSESENPSAESSQDQNTSESEGEESAKPPTEDTPKVESKDATAPFMIPAGSTADRIADLLLAEGWIASKEEFLNLVKEGGLASKFRAGSYELSQEMNTEEILDQLIQ, encoded by the coding sequence ATGAAAATATCCCGCTCCTATGTCTTAGGACTGGGTTCCGGCCTTATTTTAAGTGCTTTGATTGCCATGGTTATGCCTCCTCTGAGCATTAATTTATCTGAAGACACACCGCCGGCACAGCAAACGACGAATCCCAACCCAAATGTATCAGAGAGTGAGAATCCGAGTGCTGAAAGTAGCCAAGATCAGAATACCTCGGAAAGTGAGGGAGAAGAATCAGCCAAGCCCCCCACAGAGGATACCCCGAAGGTGGAGTCTAAAGATGCTACGGCACCCTTCATGATTCCGGCAGGCTCCACTGCTGATAGAATCGCCGACCTATTGCTCGCTGAAGGATGGATAGCATCTAAAGAGGAATTTCTCAATCTTGTTAAAGAGGGCGGTCTTGCTAGTAAGTTCCGCGCCGGAAGTTATGAATTAAGTCAGGAAATGAACACTGAAGAAATTCTAGATCAGCTTATTCAATGA
- a CDS encoding RNA polymerase sigma factor: MEDAELVQQVLMGKREQYSLLVQRYQEPLIHFLRGILGTEDEVFDCAQEAFLAAYRNLWRYSPAHTFRAWLYAIAKNKAIDLMRKRKRVIPLAIDENLVDRQLGPEDTWLAKEQALDVQAIMAELPEAYRQALYLRYQQDLSYEEISTVLDIPISSVKTHLHRGKERLRQIMERRTIHEGNG, translated from the coding sequence ATGGAAGATGCTGAATTAGTTCAGCAGGTTCTGATGGGAAAGCGTGAACAGTACTCTTTACTCGTTCAGCGCTATCAAGAACCCTTGATTCATTTTTTACGTGGAATTCTCGGCACAGAAGATGAGGTTTTTGACTGTGCTCAAGAAGCCTTTTTAGCCGCTTATCGTAATCTTTGGCGCTATTCTCCTGCGCACACGTTTCGGGCTTGGCTCTATGCTATTGCCAAGAACAAAGCTATCGACCTGATGCGAAAAAGGAAGCGAGTCATTCCTTTAGCGATTGATGAGAACTTGGTTGACCGGCAGCTGGGACCTGAGGACACTTGGTTAGCCAAGGAGCAGGCCTTAGATGTTCAAGCCATAATGGCTGAATTGCCAGAGGCATACCGGCAAGCTCTTTATCTGCGTTATCAACAAGACCTAAGTTATGAGGAGATTAGCACGGTTTTAGATATTCCCATCAGTTCGGTGAAGACCCATCTGCATCGGGGTAAGGAAAGACTTCGTCAGATCATGGAAAGGAGGACGATTCATGAAGGAAATGGATGA
- a CDS encoding M20 family metallopeptidase: MDAVKMFFRDQAQIVWKEAWQAAHKIGTNPELGYQEYFAVETLTQLLKNHGFAIERPAADLETAFIARYTGHQPGPCLAFLAEYDALPGIGHGCGHNLIGAASVGAAIALSKSLELPGEIWVVGSPAEETSGGKVTLVNHGVFDKVDAALMFHPGSQNVSEISSLALDALEFVFQGKVAHAVAAPHHGINALDALIDFFNRINLLKKKMDPDLYINGIITEGGASPNVIPERAVARFYLRARQRKTLNALRKLVIRCAQDAASVVSAKVTWSNFEHSYDELLTNRTLANAFEKNLRELGVNTISPPQSAMGSVDLGNVSRVVPAIHPYLVLGKGMDIPHTREFSRACLSSSGERLLLLAIQSLALTGWDILSDPVLLNHAKRELKAYRG, encoded by the coding sequence ATGGATGCCGTTAAGATGTTTTTTAGAGATCAAGCTCAGATTGTCTGGAAAGAAGCTTGGCAGGCAGCACATAAGATTGGCACGAATCCAGAGCTTGGTTATCAAGAATATTTTGCGGTAGAGACCTTAACCCAATTGCTCAAGAACCATGGCTTTGCGATTGAACGGCCGGCAGCAGATCTGGAAACGGCCTTTATTGCTCGCTATACAGGACATCAGCCCGGTCCCTGCCTAGCTTTTCTTGCCGAATACGATGCCTTGCCGGGAATCGGACATGGTTGCGGCCATAATCTGATTGGAGCAGCCAGCGTGGGCGCAGCGATTGCTTTAAGTAAAAGCTTAGAACTCCCGGGCGAGATCTGGGTTGTAGGGAGCCCCGCTGAAGAAACCAGCGGGGGCAAAGTGACTTTGGTAAATCATGGGGTATTTGACAAAGTGGATGCCGCTTTGATGTTTCATCCGGGAAGCCAGAATGTCTCAGAGATATCCTCCTTGGCTTTGGATGCTTTGGAGTTTGTGTTTCAGGGCAAGGTAGCTCATGCGGTTGCTGCTCCTCATCATGGTATTAATGCTTTGGATGCCCTCATTGATTTCTTTAACCGCATCAATCTTTTGAAGAAAAAGATGGACCCTGATCTATACATCAATGGGATTATTACGGAAGGTGGAGCATCACCGAATGTGATCCCGGAGCGGGCAGTTGCCCGGTTCTATCTCAGGGCACGTCAACGTAAAACGCTCAATGCTTTGCGAAAACTGGTGATACGCTGTGCTCAAGATGCGGCATCGGTGGTCTCAGCTAAAGTTACCTGGAGCAATTTCGAGCACTCCTATGATGAGCTGTTGACGAACCGCACTTTAGCCAACGCATTTGAGAAGAACTTGCGTGAGTTGGGAGTAAACACAATATCTCCTCCTCAATCTGCCATGGGATCGGTGGATCTGGGCAACGTCAGCCGGGTCGTCCCGGCCATCCATCCCTATCTAGTGCTTGGTAAAGGAATGGATATTCCTCATACTCGGGAATTTAGCCGTGCCTGCCTTTCTTCCTCTGGGGAGAGGTTGCTTTTGCTGGCCATTCAATCCCTGGCTCTCACAGGTTGGGATATCCTGAGTGATCCAGTGCTATTGAATCATGCCAAGCGGGAATTGAAAGCCTACCGCGGGTAG
- a CDS encoding exonuclease SbcCD subunit D, protein MRILHTADWHLGKNLEGYSRMDEQELFLNDFIKIVEENQVDLIVIAGDVYDSPNPPAKAEKMFYDTLKKLAANGERLTLVIAGNHDNPERLVAAGPLARDHGIIMVGTPKTVVAEGQYGHHQVVASGEGYVEVVIKGEKAVILTVPYPSERRLNEVLYDAMAEEEEKLKSYSERINLLFTNLSERFCEDTINIVVSHLFAMGSEEAGSERSIQLGGSFIVDGSCFPENAQYIALGHIHKPQIVPGTERRARYAGSPLHYNKKEINYTKKCFLVDLQPQQECSIKEIDFKVYKPIEVWKCESIEAALERCEANQDRECWVYLEVSTDRYIREDEIKKMRSIKKDILEISPIISGTEAELAVNSFTERSFEDIFKEFYLKERKVEPQQEIIDFLLSILQEEEEDDETHQA, encoded by the coding sequence GTGAGAATTTTACATACAGCCGATTGGCATTTAGGCAAGAACCTAGAGGGCTATAGTCGTATGGATGAGCAAGAATTATTTTTAAACGATTTCATCAAAATCGTCGAGGAGAATCAGGTGGATCTTATCGTCATCGCCGGTGATGTGTATGACAGTCCGAATCCACCGGCTAAAGCCGAGAAAATGTTTTATGATACTTTGAAAAAGTTAGCTGCCAATGGCGAAAGACTCACCTTAGTCATCGCCGGAAATCATGATAACCCTGAGCGCTTGGTTGCAGCAGGTCCGCTGGCTAGGGATCATGGCATTATCATGGTGGGCACACCAAAAACCGTTGTTGCCGAAGGTCAATATGGTCATCATCAGGTTGTTGCTTCCGGAGAAGGTTATGTGGAAGTAGTTATTAAAGGGGAAAAGGCGGTCATTCTGACTGTTCCTTATCCCAGTGAAAGAAGATTGAATGAAGTTCTCTATGATGCCATGGCAGAGGAAGAGGAGAAATTAAAGTCCTACAGTGAACGGATTAATCTGCTATTTACCAATTTGAGTGAACGGTTCTGTGAGGACACCATCAATATTGTCGTATCTCATTTATTTGCCATGGGAAGTGAAGAAGCAGGCTCCGAACGAAGTATCCAATTAGGAGGAAGCTTTATCGTCGATGGCAGCTGTTTTCCTGAGAACGCGCAATATATTGCCTTGGGTCATATTCATAAACCACAAATTGTACCCGGCACAGAGAGAAGAGCAAGGTATGCCGGATCTCCTCTTCATTACAATAAAAAAGAAATCAATTATACCAAGAAATGTTTCCTCGTCGACTTGCAACCCCAACAAGAATGCAGCATCAAGGAAATAGATTTTAAAGTCTATAAGCCGATTGAAGTCTGGAAATGTGAGAGTATCGAAGCGGCCCTCGAGCGTTGTGAAGCCAACCAAGATAGGGAATGCTGGGTTTACCTCGAAGTGTCGACGGATCGGTATATCCGTGAAGATGAAATCAAGAAAATGAGAAGTATTAAAAAGGATATCCTGGAAATTTCTCCGATTATCAGCGGGACGGAGGCCGAGCTAGCCGTCAACAGCTTTACAGAGAGGTCCTTTGAGGATATCTTTAAGGAATTTTATCTCAAGGAGCGTAAAGTGGAACCTCAGCAAGAGATTATC